In Solanum pennellii chromosome 7, SPENNV200, the following are encoded in one genomic region:
- the LOC107026265 gene encoding uncharacterized protein LOC107026265 — protein sequence MTSSKLRHSCSFPILLLSSLNFILFILSAASIAPIVFLKTPPTSLGWSFLIVSSISLLSCFIGFYSQLTHCCFITHLSLLMASCIGQLLGILALFTREKSSLLMLKSPRDPREAKVLVRLECGVLMCMFVMQIGVLVVTCAVQSCWVRDYQNVEAEREAWSRKRNQRIAKVQQECMENANKICEIKDKEFDDKIKNKYGQCVNNDFEG from the coding sequence ATGACTTCTTCAAAGCTAAGGCATTCTTGTTCCTTTCCAATTCTTCTACTTTCCTCTCTTAATTTCATCCTCTTTATCCTCTCCGCGGCGTCTATAGCTCCTATTGTTTTCCTCAAAACTCCACCAACTTCACTTGGTTGGTCATTCCTCATAGTCTCTTCCATTTCACTTCTTTCATGTTTCATTGGTTTCTACTCTCAACTAACTCATTGTTGTTTCATAACTCACCTCTCCCTCCTCATGGCATCGTGTATCGGTCAATTACTTGGCATATTAGCCTTGTTCACTAGGGAAAAATCTAGTCTATTGATGTTGAAATCACCAAGGGATCCTAGAGAAGCAAAGGTTTTAGTGAGATTGGAATGTGGGGTTTTGATGTGTATGTTTGTGATGCAAATAGGAGTGTTGGTTGTGACTTGTGCTGTGCAGAGTTGTTGGGTGAGAGATTATCAAAATGTTGAAGCAGAGAGAGAGGCATGGTCAAGGAAGAGGAATCAAAGGATTGCTAAGGTTCAACAAGAGTGTATGGAAAATGCAAATAAGATATGTGAAATCAAGGATAAGGAATTTGATGATAAGATTAAGAATAAATATGGACAGTGTGTCAATAATGATTTTGAAGgctaa